The following are encoded together in the Streptomyces sp. NBC_00358 genome:
- a CDS encoding dihydrofolate reductase family protein: MRRLIAGAFITLDGVVQDPGGFGETERGGWALEYFDDDARQRATDALLASDTFLLGRATYEILEKAWSSNTGPYAEAMHKLPKAIVTNTLSGSLPWNATALTGEAAQTVAKLKEQPGGDIVMYGSFTLMKTLLQHDLIDELNLGVHPVVVGTGTRLFDSVLPRSLRFVSATPSATGVVTLTYAP, encoded by the coding sequence ATGCGCAGGCTCATCGCGGGAGCGTTCATCACACTCGACGGCGTGGTCCAGGATCCGGGCGGGTTCGGCGAGACCGAACGTGGCGGCTGGGCACTGGAATACTTCGACGACGACGCCCGTCAGCGGGCCACCGACGCACTCCTGGCGAGCGACACCTTCCTGCTGGGGCGGGCGACCTACGAGATCCTCGAAAAGGCCTGGTCGAGCAACACCGGACCGTATGCCGAGGCGATGCACAAGCTTCCCAAGGCCATCGTGACGAACACGCTGAGCGGCTCTTTGCCCTGGAACGCCACCGCCCTCACGGGTGAAGCCGCGCAGACCGTCGCGAAACTGAAGGAGCAGCCCGGCGGCGACATCGTGATGTACGGCAGCTTCACTCTGATGAAGACCCTGCTCCAGCACGACCTGATCGACGAACTGAACCTCGGCGTCCACCCCGTGGTCGTCGGCACCGGAACTCGGCTCTTCGACAGCGTGCTGCCGCGCTCACTCCGGTTCGTCTCCGCGACACCGAGCGCGACCGGCGTCGTCACCCTCACCTACGCCCCGTAG
- a CDS encoding MFS transporter yields the protein MSTTTEPSVRTATGPGLSTGTLVAGLLAVCLAQIGLAIPATLNGLFQSDLHPVGSQLTWISDAFLLPVAVLELTFGLFGDLFGRKRLLVGGAGLLAVGEVVSATASGVHQLWAGQALAGLGAAALFPTSLAILAAGTTSPAQRARVIAMWAALLSTGGFLAPLLGGVTATYGSWRWSFVVVTAVAAASAAISARFAVDSSAPEGRSLDIAGQLTIGLGLFSLLYAIIQGPTDGWASPSIVIAFVLAAVFLAAFVLAEKRAKSPLLRLDLFRNRAFAVASAVAVVGMFAFLGTAYSVSIRLGPVQDQAPMRTGLAFVLLNGITLVMLPLTERLLRTVAPGLLLSVGLLLIAAGDYWAATLPITDSAFTSLILPLGLVGVGFAITVSSITATAVNTVPVHLAGMASATTNLLRDFGFTLGPAVIGAVALSRAASGFSGSLHDSALPGALKGAGAAVLEEGGPLAVNGASAASPKLADLHPLALEALGHGYAIGFVVCGSAALFSALLALVTLRGRAASRDDSSGNPTPVG from the coding sequence GTGTCAACGACGACCGAACCCTCCGTCCGAACCGCGACCGGCCCCGGTCTGAGCACCGGCACCCTCGTCGCCGGTCTCCTCGCCGTCTGCCTCGCCCAGATCGGCCTGGCCATACCGGCCACCCTCAACGGGCTGTTCCAGTCGGACCTGCACCCCGTCGGTTCACAACTCACCTGGATCTCCGACGCCTTCCTGCTCCCCGTCGCCGTACTGGAGCTGACCTTCGGCCTGTTCGGCGACCTCTTCGGCCGCAAGCGGCTGCTGGTCGGCGGTGCCGGACTGCTCGCCGTCGGCGAAGTGGTCAGCGCGACCGCCTCCGGTGTCCACCAGCTCTGGGCCGGACAGGCGCTGGCGGGTCTGGGCGCGGCCGCCCTCTTCCCGACCTCGCTCGCCATCCTGGCCGCCGGGACGACCTCGCCCGCGCAGCGGGCCCGGGTCATCGCCATGTGGGCGGCCCTGCTGTCCACCGGCGGGTTCCTCGCCCCGCTGCTCGGCGGCGTCACTGCCACCTACGGCTCGTGGCGCTGGTCCTTCGTCGTCGTCACCGCCGTGGCCGCGGCGAGCGCCGCCATCAGCGCCCGGTTCGCCGTCGACTCCAGTGCCCCTGAGGGGCGTTCACTCGACATCGCGGGCCAACTGACCATAGGACTGGGCCTCTTCTCGCTGCTCTACGCCATCATCCAGGGCCCCACGGACGGGTGGGCCTCACCTTCGATCGTCATCGCCTTCGTGCTGGCGGCCGTGTTCCTCGCCGCCTTCGTCCTGGCCGAGAAGCGCGCCAAGTCGCCGCTGCTGCGGCTCGATCTGTTCCGCAACCGTGCCTTCGCGGTGGCCTCGGCCGTGGCCGTGGTGGGGATGTTCGCCTTCCTGGGCACCGCCTACTCCGTCAGCATCCGCCTCGGCCCGGTGCAGGACCAGGCGCCGATGCGCACCGGCCTGGCCTTCGTCCTCCTCAACGGCATCACACTGGTGATGCTGCCGCTGACCGAACGGCTGCTGCGGACCGTGGCGCCGGGGCTGCTGCTGAGCGTCGGGCTGCTGCTGATCGCGGCGGGCGACTACTGGGCGGCCACGCTGCCGATCACCGACAGCGCCTTCACCTCGCTGATCCTGCCGCTCGGCCTGGTCGGCGTGGGCTTCGCGATCACCGTCTCGTCGATCACGGCGACCGCCGTCAACACCGTTCCGGTGCACCTGGCCGGCATGGCCAGCGCCACCACCAACCTGCTGCGCGACTTCGGTTTCACCCTCGGTCCCGCCGTCATCGGCGCGGTGGCCCTCAGCCGCGCGGCGAGCGGCTTCTCCGGCTCCCTGCACGACTCCGCACTGCCTGGGGCACTGAAGGGAGCGGGCGCGGCCGTACTGGAGGAGGGTGGTCCCCTCGCGGTGAACGGAGCCTCGGCCGCGTCTCCCAAACTGGCCGACCTGCACCCGCTCGCACTGGAGGCCCTGGGGCACGGCTATGCGATCGGCTTCGTGGTCTGCGGCTCGGCCGCGCTCTTCTCCGCGCTGCTGGCTCTCGTCACACTCCGCGGGCGGGCCGCCTCGCGCGACGACTCCTCGGGAAACCCGACGCCCGTCGGCTGA
- a CDS encoding aldo/keto reductase has product MRTRTLGTTGPAVSALGLGAMGMSGAYGAADRAESIATVHAALEAGVTLIDTGDFYGMGHNELLIAEALRGRNRDSYRLSVKFGMLRGPGPQFGGVDGRPEAVKNFLAYSLTRLGTDHIDIYRPARLDPAVPIEETVGAIKELIDAGYVRHLGLSEVDAATVRRAHAVHPVADLQIEYSLISRAVEAEILPTLRDLGIGLTAYGVLSRGLISGHWSSDRTAGPGDNRGFSPRFSSGNVEHNLALVEALRRVADTKGCTVAQLAIAWASAQGDDIVPLVGARTRERLAEALPAMALTLTVDDLAEIEKAVPLGAARGDRYPSAFMSGLGTGN; this is encoded by the coding sequence ATGAGGACAAGAACCCTGGGCACCACAGGCCCGGCCGTTTCCGCGCTGGGGCTGGGCGCGATGGGCATGTCGGGCGCTTACGGCGCGGCCGACCGCGCGGAGAGCATCGCCACCGTCCATGCCGCGCTGGAGGCCGGTGTCACGCTGATCGACACCGGCGACTTCTACGGGATGGGTCACAACGAGCTGCTGATCGCCGAGGCGCTGCGCGGCCGGAATCGGGACAGCTACCGGCTGAGCGTCAAGTTCGGCATGCTGCGCGGGCCGGGCCCGCAGTTCGGCGGGGTCGACGGCCGTCCCGAGGCCGTGAAGAACTTCCTGGCCTACTCCCTGACCCGCCTGGGCACCGACCACATCGACATCTACCGTCCGGCCCGGCTGGACCCGGCCGTACCCATCGAGGAGACGGTGGGCGCGATCAAGGAGCTGATCGATGCCGGGTACGTCCGGCATCTGGGCCTCTCGGAGGTCGACGCGGCGACCGTTCGCCGGGCGCACGCGGTGCACCCCGTCGCCGATCTTCAGATCGAGTACTCGCTGATCTCCCGTGCGGTGGAGGCTGAGATCCTGCCCACGCTGCGGGATCTCGGCATCGGCCTGACCGCGTACGGCGTCCTGAGCCGCGGTCTCATCTCCGGGCACTGGTCCTCCGACCGCACCGCCGGCCCGGGCGACAACCGGGGCTTCAGCCCGCGGTTCTCCAGCGGGAACGTGGAACACAACCTCGCTCTCGTCGAGGCACTGCGCCGGGTGGCCGACACGAAGGGCTGCACGGTCGCCCAGCTCGCCATCGCCTGGGCGAGCGCACAGGGCGACGACATCGTGCCGCTCGTCGGCGCCCGCACCCGCGAAAGGCTGGCCGAGGCGCTGCCCGCGATGGCGCTGACGCTCACCGTGGACGACCTCGCCGAGATCGAGAAGGCCGTTCCGCTCGGTGCGGCGCGGGGCGACCGCTACCCGTCCGCCTTCATGTCGGGCCTCGGCACCGGGAACTGA
- a CDS encoding PaaX family transcriptional regulator, with amino-acid sequence MAVTSVDVAAESTAGSGPEPRTQSLMLTFFGAHVLGRSIAVSSGSVIAALGRAGSSEDAVRTTLNRMVKRGLLERRRQGRKTYFGLTPHAVQVLADGRDRIWRTGAVNRDWDGRWTMVGFSLPEAWSRERHDLRSRLIWAGFGPLQNGLWVAPARVDVREMVAGLGLEPYLRVFRAEVESPTDVREVLEQAFDVPAIGARYGVFLERWDRTDPLPAAASGDELAGQLLLHTDWLDLVRRDPHLPAEHLPADWPAARAETVFRGLAGRWERSASRAAADLLDTLTLG; translated from the coding sequence GTGGCGGTGACCAGTGTCGATGTCGCGGCCGAATCCACGGCCGGTAGCGGTCCCGAGCCGCGTACCCAGTCCCTGATGCTGACCTTCTTCGGCGCGCATGTGCTGGGACGGTCCATCGCCGTGTCGTCGGGCAGCGTGATCGCCGCCCTGGGGAGGGCGGGCAGCAGTGAGGACGCTGTGCGGACGACACTGAACCGGATGGTCAAACGAGGTCTGCTGGAGCGTCGACGGCAGGGCCGGAAGACCTATTTCGGGCTGACCCCGCACGCCGTCCAGGTGCTGGCCGACGGAAGGGACCGGATCTGGCGCACCGGCGCCGTCAACCGGGACTGGGACGGCCGGTGGACGATGGTGGGCTTCTCGCTGCCCGAGGCGTGGAGCCGTGAGCGGCACGATCTCCGCTCCCGTCTGATCTGGGCGGGCTTCGGGCCGCTGCAGAACGGTCTGTGGGTGGCACCGGCGCGTGTCGACGTCCGCGAGATGGTGGCGGGCCTGGGCCTGGAGCCGTATCTGAGGGTGTTCCGGGCCGAGGTGGAGTCACCGACCGACGTCCGCGAGGTGCTGGAGCAGGCGTTCGACGTGCCGGCCATCGGTGCGCGGTACGGGGTGTTCCTGGAGCGCTGGGACCGCACCGATCCGCTGCCCGCGGCGGCGTCCGGCGACGAACTGGCCGGTCAACTCCTGCTGCACACCGACTGGTTGGATCTGGTGCGACGCGATCCGCATCTGCCCGCCGAGCATCTGCCGGCGGACTGGCCCGCCGCCCGCGCGGAGACCGTCTTCCGCGGTCTTGCCGGCCGCTGGGAGCGCTCGGCGTCGCGGGCCGCCGCGGACCTTCTCGACACGCTGACTCTGGGCTGA
- a CDS encoding LysR family transcriptional regulator — protein sequence MDLDTVRTFVAAADTGQFQEAAAELAVTQQAVSKRIAALERNLGVRLFTRTARGAELTIDGQAFLPHARELLRVAERAVASVRTGRRPLRVDVIASRGAASGLMRGFHRAHPEIELDVVWLFDIETAVAAIRSGEIDASFRAVAVPGRPLPDDIESVRVLDEPLQLLTGPAHALAGARSVTVAQLAGHRIWMPGIVPGTEWAAYYDDLVAEFDLTIEATGPNFGSDALLDTVADTPALATFMGGQTRLVWPADHGLRRIPVTDPTPVYPHSLLWHRDNPHPALATLRAHLAATGTGHDAAGTWVPAWVKPR from the coding sequence GTGGACCTCGACACCGTCCGGACCTTCGTCGCCGCGGCCGACACGGGGCAGTTCCAGGAGGCCGCGGCCGAGCTGGCGGTCACCCAGCAGGCCGTCTCCAAGCGCATCGCGGCGCTGGAGCGCAACCTCGGCGTGCGGCTGTTCACCCGCACCGCGCGGGGTGCCGAGCTCACCATCGACGGTCAGGCCTTCCTACCCCACGCGCGCGAACTGCTGCGTGTCGCCGAGCGCGCGGTCGCGTCCGTGCGCACCGGCCGCCGCCCGCTGCGCGTCGACGTGATCGCCTCGCGCGGCGCGGCCTCGGGCCTGATGCGCGGATTCCACCGGGCGCACCCCGAGATCGAGCTCGACGTGGTGTGGCTGTTCGACATCGAGACCGCCGTCGCCGCCATCAGGTCCGGTGAGATCGACGCCTCCTTCCGCGCCGTCGCCGTGCCCGGCCGGCCGCTTCCCGACGACATCGAGTCCGTCCGGGTGCTCGACGAGCCGCTCCAGCTCCTCACCGGCCCCGCCCACGCGCTGGCGGGCGCCCGGTCGGTGACCGTCGCCCAACTCGCCGGGCACCGGATCTGGATGCCCGGCATCGTCCCCGGCACCGAGTGGGCCGCCTACTACGACGACCTCGTCGCCGAGTTCGACCTCACCATCGAGGCCACCGGGCCCAACTTCGGATCCGACGCCCTCCTCGACACCGTCGCCGACACCCCGGCCCTGGCCACCTTCATGGGCGGGCAGACACGGCTCGTCTGGCCCGCCGACCACGGCCTTCGTCGCATCCCGGTCACCGATCCGACGCCCGTCTACCCGCACTCGCTCCTCTGGCACCGCGACAACCCCCACCCGGCGCTGGCCACCCTCCGCGCCCACCTCGCCGCCACAGGGACCGGCCACGACGCGGCCGGGACCTGGGTGCCGGCCTGGGTGAAGCCGCGCTGA
- a CDS encoding NmrA family NAD(P)-binding protein produces the protein MIIVTGATGQLGRQIVERLLSRVPANRVGVSVRDPQRAKEFADRGVRVRQGSFTTAADLAYAFEGASQVLIVSVDKMGEEAVRQHRAAIEGAVAAGARRILYTSHMGAGASSRFQACRDHAVTEEALRASGVPFTSLRNGFYTASAMQFLGHAMRSGEIVLPADGPVSWTAHADLAEAAAVILADEGRFDGPTPPLTAARALTFDDIAGIATEVTGRTTTRTTVPDDRFRQQLVEYGTPDEVADQLLGVFAAGRAGEFAAVDPTLATLLGREPVTLEAVLREQLPDGEGH, from the coding sequence ATGATCATCGTGACCGGCGCGACCGGGCAACTCGGACGCCAGATCGTCGAGAGGCTGCTGTCCCGTGTTCCGGCGAACCGGGTCGGCGTCAGCGTCCGTGACCCGCAGCGGGCGAAGGAGTTCGCCGACCGGGGAGTGCGGGTGCGGCAAGGCAGCTTCACCACCGCCGCCGACCTCGCGTACGCCTTCGAGGGCGCCTCGCAGGTGCTGATCGTCTCTGTCGACAAGATGGGCGAGGAGGCCGTGCGGCAGCACCGTGCCGCCATCGAGGGGGCCGTCGCGGCGGGTGCCCGCCGCATCCTCTACACCAGCCACATGGGTGCCGGCGCCTCGTCGCGTTTCCAGGCGTGCCGCGACCACGCCGTCACCGAGGAGGCGCTGCGCGCGTCCGGTGTGCCGTTCACCTCGCTGCGCAACGGCTTCTACACCGCCAGCGCGATGCAGTTCCTCGGCCACGCCATGCGGTCCGGCGAGATCGTGCTCCCCGCGGACGGACCGGTCAGCTGGACCGCGCACGCCGACCTCGCCGAAGCGGCCGCCGTCATCCTGGCCGACGAAGGCCGCTTCGACGGCCCCACGCCCCCGCTCACCGCGGCGCGGGCGCTGACCTTCGACGACATCGCCGGTATCGCCACAGAGGTGACGGGCCGCACCACGACGAGGACCACCGTGCCCGACGACCGGTTCCGGCAGCAGTTGGTGGAGTACGGCACCCCCGACGAGGTGGCGGACCAACTGCTCGGCGTCTTCGCGGCAGGCCGCGCCGGCGAATTCGCCGCCGTGGACCCGACGCTGGCCACTCTGCTCGGCCGCGAGCCGGTCACCCTGGAGGCGGTCCTGCGCGAGCAACTCCCGGACGGCGAGGGGCACTGA
- a CDS encoding TetR/AcrR family transcriptional regulator, whose protein sequence is MPSGSRVRDGAATVESDTAAAGRAQTRQRIVEAAAGLLAREGRDAVTTRAVAVASNLQPPAIYRLFGDKDGLLEAVAEHGFATFLAAKHVDPDPQDPIEDLRDGWDLAVEFGLGNPALYTLMYSEPTRTDSAAFKAGMEVLMGRIRRLAAGGWLRVDEELAAQIIHATARGAVLTWLSLPEHRRDPALLTVLRESMVASVTNQEPAVRDTGPAGAARALRAALPEQTTLSGAEQHLLREWLDRIASGT, encoded by the coding sequence ATGCCATCAGGTTCACGCGTCAGGGACGGTGCCGCCACCGTCGAATCCGACACCGCCGCCGCAGGGCGCGCGCAGACCCGGCAGCGGATCGTCGAGGCCGCCGCCGGTCTGCTGGCGCGCGAGGGTCGCGACGCGGTCACCACCCGAGCCGTCGCGGTCGCGTCGAATCTGCAGCCCCCGGCCATCTACCGACTGTTCGGCGACAAGGACGGGCTGCTCGAAGCGGTGGCCGAACACGGCTTCGCCACGTTCCTGGCGGCCAAGCACGTCGACCCCGACCCGCAGGACCCCATCGAGGACCTGCGGGACGGGTGGGACCTGGCGGTCGAGTTCGGCCTGGGCAACCCCGCGCTCTACACGCTGATGTACAGCGAGCCCACCAGGACGGACTCGGCCGCTTTCAAAGCCGGCATGGAAGTCCTCATGGGCCGCATCCGGCGCCTCGCCGCGGGTGGCTGGCTGCGCGTCGACGAGGAACTGGCGGCCCAGATCATCCACGCCACCGCGCGCGGCGCGGTGCTCACCTGGCTGTCCCTGCCCGAACACCGGCGCGACCCGGCGCTGTTGACCGTCCTACGGGAGTCGATGGTCGCCTCCGTGACCAACCAGGAGCCGGCCGTGCGGGACACCGGCCCGGCAGGCGCCGCCCGCGCCCTGCGCGCCGCGCTGCCCGAGCAGACCACCCTCAGCGGCGCCGAACAACATCTGCTCAGGGAGTGGCTGGACCGCATCGCCTCCGGCACCTGA
- a CDS encoding MFS transporter produces the protein MRSGHRRGQLLGPRLGRRFGWLWGAYGTSALGTWLAFGAFPVIAIQVLHAGPAEVAALASVGTAVGAVVAVPLGPWVEFRRKRPVLITMDLVRFAALLTIPAAYALHLLTFLQLLLVSVVVAAADITFRAASGAYLKTLLPTEDLLVANARFESTAWTTTIVGPPLGGAAIGLLGPVATVVADAASYLLSALGIRATGGHEPSPERREAGRMRPGDLLDGWRYVLADATLRPLLLNTALFNGLVMAVEPLLAVLMLGRLGFAPWQYGLAFAAPSIGGLLGSRLARPLVTRFGQHQVLIAVGTLRALWPVGLAFLGPGSGGLLLVMGVELGLIFCCGVFNPVYATYRLERTPTDRVARTLSAWAVTTKASTALLTALWGVLGTLLGPRTAIGLAGLLLLATPLLLPRRAAAPLSEQKQKQEPAPSQA, from the coding sequence ATGAGGAGCGGGCACCGGCGGGGGCAGTTGCTCGGACCTCGGCTGGGGCGCCGGTTCGGATGGCTATGGGGAGCGTACGGAACCAGCGCGCTCGGCACGTGGCTGGCCTTCGGCGCGTTCCCGGTCATCGCCATCCAGGTACTGCACGCCGGACCGGCCGAGGTCGCCGCGCTGGCCTCCGTGGGCACCGCGGTGGGGGCGGTCGTGGCGGTGCCGCTCGGCCCGTGGGTGGAATTCCGCCGCAAGCGGCCGGTGCTGATCACGATGGACCTGGTGCGGTTCGCCGCGCTGCTGACGATCCCCGCCGCGTACGCGCTCCATCTCCTCACCTTCCTTCAGCTCCTGCTGGTCTCGGTCGTCGTCGCGGCGGCCGACATCACGTTCCGGGCCGCCTCCGGCGCGTACCTGAAGACGCTGCTGCCGACCGAGGATCTGCTCGTGGCCAACGCCCGGTTCGAGTCGACGGCCTGGACGACGACCATCGTCGGACCGCCGCTGGGCGGCGCGGCGATCGGGCTCCTCGGTCCGGTGGCGACGGTGGTGGCCGACGCGGCGAGCTATCTGCTCTCGGCCTTGGGCATCCGTGCGACGGGCGGCCACGAGCCGAGCCCCGAGCGCCGGGAAGCCGGGCGCATGCGGCCCGGGGACCTGCTCGACGGCTGGCGGTACGTCCTCGCCGACGCGACGCTGCGTCCGCTGCTGCTCAACACCGCCTTGTTCAACGGTCTGGTGATGGCCGTCGAGCCACTCCTGGCCGTCCTGATGCTCGGCCGGCTCGGCTTCGCACCGTGGCAGTACGGCCTGGCCTTCGCGGCCCCCTCGATCGGAGGGCTGCTCGGCTCGCGGCTGGCCCGACCGCTCGTGACCCGGTTCGGACAACACCAGGTCCTGATCGCGGTCGGGACGCTGCGCGCGCTCTGGCCCGTCGGCCTGGCCTTTCTGGGGCCGGGCAGCGGAGGACTGCTGCTCGTGATGGGCGTCGAACTCGGGCTCATCTTCTGCTGTGGCGTCTTCAACCCCGTCTACGCCACCTACCGCCTCGAACGGACCCCGACCGACCGGGTCGCCCGCACGCTGTCCGCCTGGGCCGTGACGACGAAGGCCTCGACCGCGCTGCTGACGGCATTGTGGGGCGTCCTGGGCACCCTGCTCGGCCCGCGTACGGCCATCGGCCTGGCCGGCCTGCTGCTCCTCGCGACCCCTCTGCTGCTCCCGCGCCGCGCGGCGGCGCCTCTCTCCGAGCAGAAGCAGAAGCAGGAACCGGCGCCGAGCCAGGCCTGA
- a CDS encoding alpha/beta hydrolase: MPRPRLSALAACVAVLATALLGTATGAQAATAEHYSGTLSDGATWIADRPARWNGTLLLFSHGFGPAVAADAPSADAQQALLDAGYALAGSSYDPHGSMWALDSAERDQFATLATFRRQVGTPARVVSVGQSMGGLINAQIARDGAGRVNGSLGLCGLVAGGVDLDNYQLDAEYTLATFFDPADAGELVDLAGPAEATALADRLSAAVQTAQQTPAGRARIALAAAYLNLADWAPGQQPPARDDFAGQERQQYDWLAQGLLGFIVPARWSVEQSAGGNTSWNKGVDYAGLLRESARAEQVAALYRDAGLDLRTDLERLTRGADITADPAAVAHLERTSTAGQGVAVPLLDIHTTADQLVPVEQESAFAERVRRAGDSARLRQAYVARQGHCNFTTAEVVAGLHAVEHRLDSGRWDDAATTDQLQRDATESNLGDAAFTDYRPSRMTGTR; this comes from the coding sequence ATGCCCCGACCCCGTCTTTCGGCCCTCGCCGCCTGCGTGGCCGTCCTCGCCACCGCACTGCTGGGCACCGCGACCGGTGCTCAAGCCGCGACCGCCGAGCACTACTCCGGCACGCTCTCCGACGGTGCCACCTGGATCGCGGACAGACCCGCGCGATGGAACGGCACCCTGCTGCTCTTCAGCCACGGCTTCGGACCGGCCGTCGCCGCCGACGCCCCGTCGGCCGACGCCCAACAGGCCCTGCTGGACGCCGGCTACGCGCTCGCCGGCTCCTCCTACGACCCGCACGGCTCGATGTGGGCACTCGACTCGGCCGAGCGGGACCAGTTCGCCACGCTCGCCACCTTCCGCCGTCAGGTAGGCACCCCGGCCCGGGTCGTCTCCGTGGGCCAGTCCATGGGCGGCCTGATCAACGCTCAGATCGCCCGGGACGGCGCGGGACGCGTCAACGGCTCGCTCGGCCTGTGCGGCCTGGTCGCGGGCGGCGTAGACCTGGACAACTACCAACTGGACGCCGAATACACCCTGGCCACGTTCTTCGACCCGGCCGACGCCGGCGAACTCGTCGACCTCGCCGGCCCGGCCGAAGCCACCGCCCTCGCCGACCGGCTCTCGGCGGCGGTGCAGACGGCGCAGCAGACCCCGGCGGGGCGCGCCCGGATCGCGCTGGCCGCCGCCTACCTCAACCTGGCCGACTGGGCCCCTGGCCAACAGCCGCCCGCGCGCGACGACTTCGCGGGCCAGGAGCGGCAGCAGTACGACTGGCTCGCCCAGGGCCTGCTCGGCTTCATCGTCCCGGCGCGCTGGTCCGTGGAGCAGTCGGCGGGCGGCAACACGTCCTGGAACAAGGGCGTCGACTACGCGGGGCTGCTGCGCGAGTCCGCCCGCGCCGAGCAGGTCGCGGCGCTCTACCGCGACGCCGGCCTCGACCTGCGCACCGACCTTGAGCGCCTCACCCGCGGTGCGGACATCACGGCCGACCCGGCCGCGGTGGCCCATCTGGAGCGGACCTCGACCGCCGGGCAGGGCGTCGCCGTGCCGCTGCTGGACATCCACACCACCGCCGACCAACTCGTCCCCGTCGAGCAGGAGTCGGCCTTCGCCGAGCGGGTGCGCAGGGCCGGTGACTCCGCACGGCTGCGCCAGGCGTACGTGGCCCGCCAGGGCCACTGCAACTTCACCACCGCGGAAGTGGTCGCCGGCCTGCACGCCGTGGAGCACCGGCTGGACAGCGGGCGCTGGGACGACGCCGCCACCACCGATCAACTTCAGCGCGACGCGACCGAGTCGAACCTCGGTGACGCCGCGTTCACCGACTACCGGCCGAGCCGTATGACCGGCACCCGCTGA
- a CDS encoding ArsR/SmtB family transcription factor has translation MGLRVHFTPDDLGRIRMAPGPDPLWEIVLSATLLDGTAGRAAFDPWRAGARSRLRDRLSRQDARLIRYLAPRTGDFPDFLTPVRPTVDLADGIEAVRSTPARRLRQDLAVLSAAPAWARPLADCARTALTGLGDALHRYYHAALGPYWSRIQALVDADRTARSRALLRHGVDGLLHSLRPTLDWSPPVLTAPYPVDRDLHLAGRGLLLVPSVFCWRTPVTLIDTELSPVLVYPVAHRPGWCADPAARRGSGSLAALLGPTRASALRAVEDGCTTTELARRTGTTAPTASQHTYVLREANLIISTRHRNTVVHTLTPLGAALLHANT, from the coding sequence ATGGGGCTCAGGGTGCACTTCACGCCGGACGACCTCGGGCGGATACGGATGGCCCCGGGGCCCGACCCGCTGTGGGAGATCGTGCTGAGCGCGACCCTGCTGGACGGCACCGCAGGCCGGGCGGCCTTCGACCCGTGGCGGGCGGGCGCCAGGAGCCGGCTGCGGGACCGCCTGTCCCGCCAGGACGCCCGGCTCATCCGTTATCTGGCGCCCCGCACCGGGGACTTCCCGGACTTCCTTACCCCGGTCAGGCCGACCGTGGATCTGGCCGACGGGATCGAGGCGGTCCGCTCCACTCCGGCCCGAAGGTTGCGTCAGGATCTGGCCGTGCTCTCCGCGGCCCCGGCCTGGGCCCGTCCGCTGGCCGACTGCGCCCGCACCGCACTCACCGGCCTCGGCGACGCCCTGCACCGCTACTACCATGCCGCCCTCGGCCCGTACTGGTCCCGGATCCAGGCCCTGGTCGACGCCGACCGCACCGCCCGCAGCCGCGCTCTGCTCCGCCACGGCGTCGACGGGCTCCTGCACAGCCTGCGCCCCACCCTGGACTGGTCCCCGCCCGTGCTGACAGCGCCGTACCCGGTCGACCGCGACCTCCACCTCGCCGGGCGCGGCCTGCTGCTGGTGCCTTCGGTGTTCTGCTGGCGTACCCCGGTCACGCTCATCGACACCGAGCTCTCCCCGGTCCTGGTCTATCCCGTCGCCCACCGGCCCGGCTGGTGCGCCGACCCCGCCGCCCGCCGAGGATCCGGCAGTCTCGCCGCCCTCCTGGGACCCACCCGGGCCAGCGCCCTGCGCGCTGTCGAAGACGGCTGTACGACCACGGAGCTGGCCCGTCGCACCGGCACCACCGCGCCGACCGCCAGCCAGCACACCTACGTCCTGCGCGAGGCGAACCTGATCATCTCCACCCGCCACCGCAACACCGTCGTGCACACGCTCACCCCGCTGGGGGCCGCGCTGCTCCACGCCAACACCTGA